GAATGTCTTAGCAATGAGTGTGGCTCAGGCACGCGTGGTCCCGTAGCCAGTAGAGCACCCAGAGGCACAGGACCAGGATCAACACCAGCTACTGCTCATTTTTCAGCCAGTCTTTATGGCTGAGTCATTTGGGGGCAGCCCTCCACATGCATCTGGAGAAGGGCTCACATCCAcacctctgctcagcagcaaagcCCTCCTTCACCATGCCGTGCGCTACCTCCCATTGCAGGTGCAATGCCTGCCCTGACAGTCACACTCCCctctgagctgctctgagctgctccTTCTTGGCAGGAGGATGGTGTAAAGGGAGCACAGACAGCAAAGTCTCAGGTCATCTGGTACAtacccctgccctgctcagcctaGACAAGCATTTAGCAAGGAGTGATCCAACCTGCTCTTAGATCTCTCCCGTCAGCCACCCCCCAGCTTCCTTTAGAATGTTTATCCTTACCAATAGgaagctgtggggtttttttttctaatgtctaGTCTGAATTTCTTATTCTCTAATTGAACACCATTAGTAGCGACACAGAAAAAACTGTCCTTTTTCTCCATcttgctactttttttcttcttcaagctTCACAACTCTGGTTTGCCATCGACAGAATGGGACCAGGATTTCTGTTGAAGGGCCTAGCTGACCATCCACTGTGTTGGTGGATATATTAACTTACAGTATTATTTCTCTTCTCAACCCACAGGTGAGTACAAAATGCCGTGGCCTGTGGTGGGAATGTGTCACAAACGTTTTTGATGGGATCCAAACTTGTGATGAGTACGACTCTATCTTCGCCGAGCACCCTGGTATGTAAGAGTCAAAGATGTTTCTACGAGTGGTGGGGATACCTAAGTGTATACAAAAAGAGTATCTGTTCAACTCAGTGAGACATGGTTTGGTGCACATACATATTAGAGCCATGTCTCTTGTCTCAGTGAGGTGTTACTCCCAGGGGAAGCTGGAGAAAGCTAcaccccagaaaaaaaatattcccacAGGATCTGTCCCCATTACCCACccacatttccatttcttgtGCACTAGAGGGATTTGCTTTTGTCCTGCAGTGAAGCTGGTGCTGACCCGAGCCATGATGATCACAGCAGATATCCTGGCAGGGTTTGGATTTCTCTTCCTTGTCCTGGGACTGGACTGCGTGAAATTCCTTCCTGATGAGCCACTCATGAAGCTGCGCATCTGCCTGGTGTCTGGAGTTATGTTGCTCATTGCAGGTATTCCCCTGCTGTGCCTGCATCCTGCAGGACACCCTTTAGGAACGGGGGGAAGCTTTAAAGCCTTCTCTTATTCTGGGGAGAGGAGTTGGTGATTTTCAAGAGGGTAAACATGGTAGAAGGAtctttatttgctgtatttgtgcAATATAGCTTCCTCTGTTCCCTGACTGCCCCTAACAGCACATAGTTGAGTTTATCCgcttttatttcatgtattGACCAGGTGACTTGGCTCTGAGTTGACTGACTTCCATTTACTGCTGTTTTACTGTGAAATAGTCAGTATTGTTGATAAGGCAAAGGGATCTAACTGCAGAAGGACTACAAAGTCCCAGAATCCTGGTTCAGttcctggctctgccacagaTTGTGTGACCTTGAGCCCAAAATCTCTGCAGCCAATCTCTAACAAAAGGATAATAACACATCTGTCCCTCCTAGGTGATAAATACGCAACTGAGGTGCTTTGCTGTTACAGCCAGTGGgagaattttaaatgcaaaaataaatagcCAACTAGGTACCAAGTAATTTCATTTGACTTCATGCCAATATTGAGCATCTACCTCTGCTTCAGTGTGAACATGACACCCCAGCCATTGGGAGCACATGTAAAAAACTTCAGAGTTTCTGTTAAATATCCTTCATTCACCACCCAaattttgtctgaaaaacacTGTCAAAGTTCTGCAAGTCAAGTGAGATTAGAAAATCATATTCTTGAAGCAACTTTGCAACAGGTTGATAAATAAGCTGAGAAGAGAGGAGATTTCTGCCTTATACTGCAGAAACCTAAGTGCTGCCAGCTGGCGCTGATGGTGTCTGTGATTGCCAAGCTGTGAGGTACAGCTTCTGCCTGACAGCTTTCCACTTGGTATCACTAGGAGCCAGGGAGAACCCACCAAAGTCACTGGACTGAGACTGAACAGGGGCCAAAACCTGCTGTCCGAGGAAGGTCTTCCCTCTCTAAAGTCTgacccagcaggcagcaggataTAGCtccaggttttctgtttgtgatcTTGTGGTCCATCTGGGAGCTCTGTGCGGTACCTCCCTCCTGTCCTGCAGGTCTCCCAGGCATTACTGGCTCGGTGTGGTACGCCATTGATGTCTACGTGGAACGCTCCTCTCTGGTCTTCCACAACGTGTTTCTGGGCATCCAGTACAAGTTTGGCTGGTCATGCTGGCTCGGCATGGCAGGGTCACTCGGCTGTTTCTTATCTGGGGCCCTGCTCACCTGCTGCATGTATCTTTTCAGAGGTGAGGAACTGTGGCAGGGCTGAAACACAGTTCATAGATAGAGCCATCGCTCAGGGTGTGCTACAGGCACTCAGGGTGTGCTACAGGCACACAGGGTGGGGAAAGTCCTTTGAGGACATTCTTCAGGATGGTTGCTCATCCCCGGTAGCGATGTCTTCAGCTGTAAAATAGGAAAAGTCTTATTTCAGCATCTCTAGAAAACACATCAAGGTCTTCAGGTGGGAACTGAGGTGTCGGTATCACATTAAAGTGTTATTATGTCGTATCTTAGagtgctgctttctctgcattttgagGCTTTGCAGCTGAAAGTCACCAAGCACTCATTAGCAGATCCTATTTCTCTCCCTGTGCCTCACAGAGACCAGCTCTGGAAGACTCCACTCTGCTTACTCCTTGAGGAAAGGCTATTCCTCAGCTGGGACAATTGTAACAAATGTGCATTTGCCATCCTCGCAAACAGCTACTGCCAAAATGTATGCAGTTGACACAAGAGTATGAGGAGGAGGTAAGCACTCCAGAACAAGCTCTACTTGTACTTGTATGGCTTGCACAGAGACCCAAGCTCCCGGTTGTCATACAGATGTGAAGTTAAATTTTAAGGATGTACTGTATCCTATAGTTTTTGCATTATGAGAGCTTCGGAAAAAATTTCCTTCAAGAAAGTAATCTCTGAGAAGATCTTGTTTTAGGGAATCCGTTGTCTTGAGTGCCAAGGCCACTTGCATAAGCATGGACTGAAATAACCAACACAAAGTCTTTCAGCATTTGCCTCAACAGTATCAACATGAGCAAGATAAATCAGCTGCTCCTGGATCAGATGCCAGTGTTCTGCATGGAGATCCCCAAACTGTAAGATGGATCTGTTCCATGTCTGCAATGTGTCAACAGactgtgcaaagcagaaaatacaagcGAAGAGAGGGATTGATCGTCCAGCCAATATCTGGACCCTGTGTACCCAGCATAGGGATCTGCTCCTCTTAAAGGTAGCTGGAGAGTTCAGCAGAAGGTAAAGAGCTGTGTTAAATGCCTGGCCCTCTCTTTGGTCTGTGAACCTCTGCACTGAGGAAACATTGTAAATTCAGGTGCAAAATACAGTCCTTCTCAGTAATTGTTAAAATGTACATTATAGATGCTCTAGACTCACTGAGATCTGGAAATTGCCAGCTTCTTTCTGCTTAGTGAAAATTTTACCTGGAGAAAGTGAGTGAAG
This genomic window from Strigops habroptila isolate Jane chromosome 8, bStrHab1.2.pri, whole genome shotgun sequence contains:
- the CLDN16 gene encoding claudin-16, with protein sequence MRFFLQYVGCFFAFLSTGFLIASTWTDCWMVNADDSLEVSTKCRGLWWECVTNVFDGIQTCDEYDSIFAEHPVKLVLTRAMMITADILAGFGFLFLVLGLDCVKFLPDEPLMKLRICLVSGVMLLIAGLPGITGSVWYAIDVYVERSSLVFHNVFLGIQYKFGWSCWLGMAGSLGCFLSGALLTCCMYLFRETSSGRLHSAYSLRKGYSSAGTIVTNVHLPSSQTATAKMYAVDTRV